One Campylobacter concisus DNA window includes the following coding sequences:
- a CDS encoding branched-chain amino acid transaminase, with product MNASEFIWMDGKLVKWDDAKVHVLTHSLHYANAVFEGTRAYKTKKGLAIFRLKDHTKRLLRSAKMTVLNVPYTEEELEKAQIELLRANKYNSNVYIRPLIFLGYGVMGVAHTKAPVQTAIASWEWGAYLGDEGLEKGIRVKISSFAKLAPAAQMNRAKASSNYLSSQMANYEAKEAGYDEALLLDSEGFVAEGPGECFFIVENGALITPPNDNSLLSITQDTVIRLAHDLDIEVRRERITRDQAYTADEAFFTGTAAEVTPINSIDNRIIGNGARGEVTKRLQKAYFDVVYGLNKKYESFLTYI from the coding sequence ATGAACGCTTCAGAATTCATCTGGATGGATGGAAAACTAGTAAAATGGGACGATGCGAAAGTACACGTTCTAACTCACTCTTTGCACTACGCTAATGCCGTATTTGAGGGCACAAGAGCTTATAAAACAAAAAAAGGTCTAGCTATTTTTAGACTCAAAGACCACACAAAAAGACTTTTAAGATCAGCAAAAATGACCGTTTTAAACGTGCCTTACACTGAAGAAGAGCTTGAAAAAGCACAGATCGAGCTACTTCGCGCAAACAAATATAACAGCAACGTCTATATCCGCCCACTTATCTTTTTAGGATACGGCGTAATGGGCGTAGCGCACACAAAAGCACCAGTGCAAACTGCTATCGCTTCATGGGAGTGGGGTGCATATCTTGGCGATGAAGGCCTAGAAAAAGGCATCAGAGTTAAAATTTCAAGCTTTGCTAAACTTGCCCCAGCTGCTCAAATGAACAGAGCAAAGGCTAGCTCAAACTACCTAAGCTCACAAATGGCAAACTACGAAGCAAAAGAGGCTGGATACGACGAGGCGCTACTTCTTGATAGCGAGGGCTTTGTGGCTGAAGGTCCAGGCGAGTGCTTCTTCATCGTTGAAAATGGCGCATTGATCACTCCACCAAACGACAACAGCCTACTTAGCATCACTCAAGATACAGTCATAAGACTAGCTCACGATCTTGACATCGAAGTAAGAAGAGAGCGCATCACAAGAGATCAAGCATACACAGCTGACGAGGCATTTTTCACTGGCACTGCAGCTGAAGTAACGCCGATAAACAGTATAGATAACCGCATCATCGGCAACGGTGCTAGAGGCGAAGTGACAAAGAGACTACAAAAAGCTTACTTTGACGTAGTTTATGGTCTAAACAAAAAATACGAATCATTTTTAACATATATTTAA
- a CDS encoding prohibitin family protein produces the protein MPADLNDYFNKKKPGNDNRGSGQNNDKEPPFKKDFKMPNIPSGFGKFGALAYIIIAIIAILAITQPFKVIHSGEVGIKATAGKYEPNPLQPGFHFFLPFIQNIIVVDTRVRIINYTSGEDMGESLQKSYQGAGILRKNSISVLDARNLPVSIDITVQYRLNPENAPQTIASWGLSWESKIVDPVVRDVVRSIAGKYTAEELPTKRNDLARQIDDGIRKDIDSQPNKPVELLTVQLREIILPSKVKEQIERVQIAKQEAERTKYEVERANQEALKQAALAEGSAKAAIIEAKGKADAIKIEADATAYANKEIAKSVDQNLLNLKQIETQNRFNDALKENKDAKIFLTPGGAVPNIWLDAKDRAKASSVSER, from the coding sequence ATGCCCGCTGATTTAAATGATTATTTCAACAAAAAAAAGCCAGGTAATGACAACAGGGGCTCAGGTCAAAATAATGACAAAGAGCCACCTTTTAAAAAGGATTTTAAAATGCCAAATATACCAAGTGGCTTTGGCAAATTTGGTGCGCTAGCCTACATCATAATCGCCATTATCGCGATCCTTGCTATCACTCAGCCTTTTAAAGTGATACACTCAGGCGAGGTCGGCATCAAAGCCACAGCGGGTAAATATGAGCCAAATCCTTTGCAACCAGGATTTCACTTTTTTTTACCATTTATCCAAAATATCATCGTAGTTGATACTAGAGTTAGGATCATCAACTACACTTCAGGCGAAGATATGGGCGAGAGCTTGCAAAAGTCTTATCAAGGAGCTGGAATTTTACGCAAAAACTCTATCTCAGTTTTAGACGCTAGAAATTTACCAGTTAGCATCGATATCACCGTGCAGTACCGTCTAAATCCAGAAAATGCGCCACAAACTATCGCATCTTGGGGTCTTAGCTGGGAGAGCAAGATCGTTGATCCTGTCGTGCGCGACGTGGTTCGCAGCATCGCTGGTAAATACACAGCCGAAGAGCTACCGACAAAGAGAAACGACCTAGCTAGACAGATCGATGATGGCATAAGAAAAGACATCGACTCACAGCCAAACAAGCCAGTTGAGCTTCTAACAGTGCAGCTTCGTGAGATCATCTTGCCTTCAAAGGTAAAAGAGCAGATCGAGCGCGTTCAGATCGCTAAACAAGAGGCCGAGAGGACAAAATACGAGGTCGAGCGTGCAAATCAAGAGGCCCTAAAACAAGCCGCACTTGCCGAGGGTAGCGCAAAAGCTGCGATCATCGAGGCAAAGGGTAAGGCCGATGCTATCAAGATCGAGGCTGATGCGACTGCGTATGCAAACAAAGAGATCGCAAAAAGTGTAGATCAAAATTTATTAAATTTAAAACAGATCGAGACGCAAAATAGGTTTAACGACGCTCTTAAAGAGAACAAAGATGCCAAAATTTTCTTAACACCTGGCGGAGCTGTGCCAAATATCTGGCTAGATGCAAAAGATAGGGCAAAAGCTAGCTCGGTTAGCGAAAGGTAA
- the hisIE gene encoding bifunctional phosphoribosyl-AMP cyclohydrolase/phosphoribosyl-ATP diphosphatase HisIE has protein sequence MNSVAKSIDWQKVSGLLPVVVCDHATNEVLMLAFMNEEALNLSLSSRYAHYFSRTKNRIWKKGEESGNTQEIKAAFLDCDNDTLLLKVIQNGGAACHTGARSCFFNEINLENLEISDQKCEVKKPSYGVIDELYHVIEDRKLNADPQTSYVASLFKKGENQILKKVGEEATELVMAAKELSFAKQTKQDEQKAKNDLIYEAADLCFHALVALSAHNIHPDTVKNELARRFGMSGIEEKRSRDVK, from the coding sequence ATGAATAGCGTAGCAAAAAGTATAGACTGGCAAAAGGTTAGTGGATTGCTCCCGGTGGTGGTTTGCGATCATGCTACAAACGAGGTTTTGATGCTTGCTTTTATGAACGAAGAAGCACTAAATTTAAGTCTATCTAGCCGCTACGCTCACTACTTTTCACGCACTAAAAATAGAATTTGGAAAAAAGGCGAAGAGAGTGGCAACACACAAGAGATCAAGGCTGCGTTTTTAGACTGCGACAACGACACTTTGCTTTTAAAAGTCATTCAAAATGGAGGCGCTGCTTGTCACACTGGGGCAAGGTCTTGCTTTTTTAACGAGATAAATTTAGAAAATTTAGAAATTTCTGATCAAAAATGCGAGGTTAAAAAGCCAAGTTACGGCGTCATTGACGAACTTTATCACGTTATAGAAGATAGAAAGCTAAATGCAGATCCACAAACTTCATACGTGGCAAGTCTTTTTAAAAAGGGTGAAAATCAAATTCTAAAAAAAGTTGGCGAGGAGGCTACAGAACTTGTCATGGCGGCAAAAGAGCTTAGTTTTGCCAAGCAGACAAAACAAGATGAGCAAAAGGCAAAAAATGACCTCATCTATGAAGCAGCTGATCTTTGCTTTCACGCGCTTGTCGCACTTTCAGCCCACAACATACATCCAGATACCGTCAAAAACGAGCTTGCAAGGCGTTTTGGCATGAGCGGTATCGAAGAAAAAAGATCGCGAGATGTTAAATAG
- a CDS encoding DUF2393 family protein: MLNSIKHNILFILQNAKLIDFLAYGWVFLAFIFIVLLGIFVAIKSWWQIGFLFILAGFLGLFAGNYYANKYINENLRPVSISKINTKQLQYVDALMVDFNITNNSNYTLNVCKIELGFYLGSTQSTRNFLNSLNPFAKKRIILNEALLPKQSKQIREFVNDFAFIDYNITKKAECF; this comes from the coding sequence ATGTTAAATAGCATCAAGCACAACATACTTTTCATACTTCAAAACGCCAAACTTATCGACTTTCTAGCCTATGGTTGGGTGTTTTTAGCATTTATATTTATCGTGCTTTTAGGAATTTTTGTTGCGATAAAATCATGGTGGCAGATAGGATTTTTATTTATCCTAGCTGGTTTTTTGGGACTTTTTGCAGGTAACTACTACGCAAACAAATATATAAATGAAAACCTAAGACCAGTTAGCATAAGCAAAATAAACACAAAGCAGCTTCAATATGTCGATGCATTGATGGTTGATTTTAACATCACAAATAACTCAAACTACACATTAAACGTTTGCAAAATCGAGCTTGGCTTCTACCTTGGTTCAACGCAAAGCACGAGAAATTTTCTAAATTCACTAAACCCTTTTGCTAAAAAACGTATCATTTTAAATGAAGCGCTTTTGCCAAAGCAGAGCAAGCAGATAAGAGAATTTGTCAATGACTTTGCCTTCATTGACTACAATATCACCAAAAAAGCGGAGTGTTTTTGA
- a CDS encoding DUF2393 family protein, whose protein sequence is MSSNYFTIVHIIVLFAIALLSILFLVLSLRAERKLFLSLLFTNILVSTTLAIFLMLVLDKYTKKGIVEGVKSERVLRNESIVFRGQVRNVGKFTISKCTLTIKLINQPLNKNDLGGEALFKPSGLSFFSWVFGGDEDERPNTVAYKFDVAQNLPKQKAVPFTVTMPYPPYFKNGMNITKLSCY, encoded by the coding sequence ATGAGCTCAAACTACTTTACCATCGTTCATATCATCGTGCTTTTCGCGATCGCACTACTTTCTATTTTATTTCTTGTGCTCTCACTTAGAGCTGAGCGAAAGCTATTTTTATCGCTACTTTTTACAAATATTTTGGTCTCAACCACGCTTGCCATTTTTTTGATGCTAGTTCTTGATAAATACACCAAAAAAGGCATAGTCGAGGGTGTAAAGAGCGAGCGAGTGTTAAGAAATGAAAGCATCGTCTTTCGAGGTCAAGTAAGAAATGTCGGCAAATTTACCATTAGCAAATGCACTCTTACAATTAAGCTTATTAATCAGCCGCTAAATAAAAACGATCTTGGTGGCGAAGCGCTATTTAAACCAAGCGGGCTCTCATTTTTCTCATGGGTTTTTGGAGGCGATGAGGACGAGAGACCAAACACTGTGGCATATAAATTTGACGTAGCTCAAAATTTACCAAAGCAAAAAGCGGTGCCATTTACAGTAACTATGCCCTATCCGCCATATTTTAAAAATGGTATGAATATCACAAAACTTAGTTGCTACTAA
- a CDS encoding acetyl-CoA carboxylase biotin carboxylase subunit: MELKRILIANRGEIALRALRTIKEMGKEAVVVYSTADKDALYVKYADVAICIGKERSSDSYLNIPAIISAAEISEADAIFPGYGFLSENQNFVEICSHHKIKFIGPSVAAMALMSDKSKAKQVMQRAGVPVIPGSDGAVADTKAAKELAKKIGYPVILKAAAGGGGRGMRVVEKEADLEKAFWSAESEAMSAFGDGTMYMEKYILNPRHIEVQIIGDSHGNVLHIGERDCSMQRRHQKLIEESPAILLDEKTRERLHETAIKAAKAIGYEGAGTFEFLVDKNLDFYFIEMNTRLQVEHTVSEMVSGLDIIELMIKVAEGEKLPSQKSIELKGHAIECRITAEDPNTFTPCPGKITKYVCPGGRNVRMDSHIYQDYSIPPYYDSMIGKLVVWDTDRNRAIHKMKVALDQLIISGIKTTKDFHIAMMENKDFLSNNYDTNYLSRH, translated from the coding sequence ATGGAATTAAAAAGAATTTTAATCGCAAACCGCGGTGAGATCGCTCTTCGTGCTTTGCGAACGATAAAGGAGATGGGTAAAGAAGCCGTTGTAGTTTATTCAACCGCTGACAAAGACGCGCTTTACGTAAAATACGCCGACGTGGCCATTTGCATCGGTAAAGAGCGCTCAAGCGATAGCTACCTAAACATCCCAGCTATCATAAGCGCAGCTGAGATCAGCGAAGCAGACGCTATCTTCCCAGGTTATGGCTTTCTAAGTGAAAATCAAAATTTTGTTGAAATTTGCTCACACCACAAGATCAAATTCATTGGACCAAGCGTTGCTGCGATGGCTTTGATGAGCGATAAGAGCAAGGCAAAACAGGTCATGCAAAGAGCCGGCGTGCCAGTCATCCCTGGCTCAGACGGCGCTGTGGCTGATACAAAAGCTGCAAAAGAGCTAGCCAAAAAGATCGGCTACCCTGTCATCTTAAAAGCTGCGGCAGGTGGTGGCGGACGCGGTATGCGCGTGGTTGAAAAAGAGGCTGATTTAGAAAAAGCATTTTGGTCTGCTGAGAGCGAGGCGATGAGCGCATTTGGCGATGGCACGATGTATATGGAAAAATATATCCTAAATCCACGCCACATCGAGGTTCAAATCATCGGTGATAGCCACGGCAACGTGCTTCACATAGGCGAGCGCGACTGCTCTATGCAGCGCCGTCACCAAAAGCTGATCGAAGAGAGCCCAGCTATCTTGCTTGATGAAAAAACAAGAGAGAGGCTACATGAAACTGCCATAAAAGCAGCAAAAGCGATCGGCTACGAGGGGGCAGGTACGTTTGAGTTTTTGGTTGATAAAAATTTAGACTTTTACTTCATCGAGATGAACACAAGACTTCAAGTCGAGCACACAGTAAGCGAAATGGTAAGCGGGCTTGATATCATCGAGCTTATGATAAAAGTGGCTGAGGGTGAAAAGCTACCGTCACAAAAGAGCATCGAGCTAAAAGGCCATGCGATCGAGTGCAGGATCACAGCTGAGGATCCAAACACCTTCACTCCGTGCCCTGGCAAGATCACAAAATATGTCTGTCCAGGTGGCCGCAACGTGAGAATGGATAGTCACATCTACCAAGACTACTCTATACCGCCGTATTATGACAGTATGATCGGCAAGCTCGTTGTTTGGGACACTGATAGAAATAGAGCCATTCACAAGATGAAAGTTGCTCTTGATCAGCTCATAATAAGCGGCATCAAAACAACAAAAGACTTTCACATCGCCATGATGGAAAACAAAGACTTTTTAAGCAACAACTACGATACAAACTATCTTTCAAGACATTAA
- the accB gene encoding acetyl-CoA carboxylase biotin carboxyl carrier protein, producing the protein MKKEDIKELIEFFNGMEMNHIKIKSGDFEVEVEKFADYCAPAKPAAQAAAPAPTPVNVVVSSEVKPAANSPKDSIKSPMVGTFYAAPSPGAAPFVKVGQRVRKGDVVGIIEAMKIMNEIEAEFDCQITEMLVSDGQPVEFGLPLFGVEKN; encoded by the coding sequence ATGAAAAAAGAAGATATAAAAGAGCTTATCGAATTTTTTAATGGTATGGAGATGAATCATATCAAGATAAAAAGTGGTGATTTTGAGGTCGAGGTAGAGAAATTTGCTGATTATTGCGCGCCTGCAAAGCCAGCAGCACAAGCAGCAGCTCCAGCGCCAACACCTGTAAATGTTGTCGTTAGCTCAGAGGTAAAACCAGCTGCAAATTCGCCAAAAGATAGCATAAAATCTCCTATGGTAGGTACTTTCTACGCTGCTCCAAGCCCAGGCGCTGCACCATTTGTAAAAGTAGGTCAAAGAGTGAGAAAAGGCGATGTAGTGGGCATCATCGAAGCTATGAAGATCATGAACGAGATCGAGGCTGAGTTTGACTGCCAGATCACTGAGATGCTAGTCTCTGACGGACAGCCAGTTGAGTTTGGATTGCCGTTGTTTGGCGTGGAGAAAAATTAA
- a CDS encoding molybdate ABC transporter permease subunit encodes MQELAWLFDPLFLSIKVVLCQGLLLAIFGLALAYFLAFSSSKFKAVAEMIVTFPLIFPPIATGFLLLYLLGKNGIIGKALNLEIVFSFKALVIAAFIASLPLFVKPVASALGSLSKSLSEAAYSLGKNKFQTAVLVLFPSIAKSVAAAFILALSRGLGEVGITLILGGNIIGKTDTISLAIYNAVYDGRSDQALALSLVLVVLSFFLFFIINLLEKSRI; translated from the coding sequence TTGCAAGAGCTCGCTTGGCTTTTTGATCCACTATTTTTAAGCATAAAGGTCGTTTTGTGCCAAGGGCTTTTGCTTGCTATTTTTGGGCTAGCTCTTGCTTATTTTTTAGCTTTTAGCAGCTCTAAATTTAAAGCAGTTGCTGAGATGATAGTCACCTTTCCTCTCATATTTCCGCCCATTGCGACGGGATTTTTACTGCTTTATCTACTTGGCAAAAATGGCATCATCGGCAAGGCTTTAAATTTAGAGATCGTCTTTAGCTTTAAAGCCCTCGTTATAGCAGCCTTCATAGCCTCGCTGCCACTTTTTGTAAAGCCCGTAGCCTCAGCGCTAGGCTCACTTTCAAAAAGCCTAAGTGAAGCAGCATATAGCCTTGGTAAAAATAAATTTCAAACAGCCGTTTTGGTGCTTTTCCCAAGCATCGCAAAAAGTGTGGCAGCAGCCTTTATCCTAGCGCTTTCGCGAGGGCTTGGCGAGGTTGGCATAACGCTCATTTTAGGCGGCAATATCATAGGCAAAACAGACACCATCTCACTTGCCATCTACAACGCAGTCTATGACGGCAGAAGCGATCAGGCACTCGCTTTAAGTCTTGTTTTAGTTGTGCTTAGTTTTTTCTTATTTTTTATTATAAATTTGCTAGAAAAAAGTAGAATTTAG
- the modA gene encoding molybdate ABC transporter substrate-binding protein: MKKILLLMAAVFAFGNENLLVSAGGGYKKIVEAVAQNLKKDGVNIDTSFANIKAIMAQAKEGKTDVIVGDEDFLKKSDLKITEYVNLGSGALVLATKKGVKIEKVDELKTLSKIAMPDAAKTVYGKRASEFMQNANLSGELKDKILAVAGVPQVVTYILNGEVDAGFINQTELNAHKDEFGSFILIDKALYAPANIVAAKLEGCEKKADCEKFINELKSERSKEIYSKFGIR, encoded by the coding sequence ATGAAAAAAATTTTGCTTTTAATGGCCGCAGTTTTTGCATTTGGCAATGAAAATTTGCTAGTTAGTGCAGGCGGTGGATATAAAAAGATAGTCGAAGCAGTCGCGCAGAATCTCAAAAAAGATGGCGTAAATATTGACACCTCTTTTGCAAACATCAAAGCGATCATGGCACAGGCAAAAGAGGGCAAAACTGACGTGATAGTGGGCGATGAGGACTTTTTGAAAAAGTCTGATCTAAAGATTACTGAATATGTAAATTTAGGCTCTGGCGCCTTGGTGCTAGCTACCAAAAAGGGCGTAAAAATAGAAAAAGTTGATGAGCTAAAAACGCTTTCAAAAATAGCTATGCCAGACGCGGCAAAGACTGTTTATGGCAAGAGAGCGAGCGAGTTTATGCAAAATGCAAATTTAAGTGGCGAGCTAAAGGATAAAATTTTAGCAGTTGCAGGCGTGCCACAGGTCGTTACCTATATATTAAACGGCGAAGTTGATGCTGGCTTTATCAACCAAACTGAGCTAAATGCACACAAGGATGAATTTGGTAGTTTTATCTTGATAGATAAGGCGCTTTATGCACCAGCAAACATCGTGGCTGCAAAGCTTGAAGGATGCGAGAAAAAGGCTGATTGCGAGAAATTTATAAACGAGCTAAAAAGCGAGAGATCAAAAGAAATTTACTCTAAATTTGGCATAAGATAG
- a CDS encoding nicotinate phosphoribosyltransferase — protein sequence MNELELKMQGKIDRLTDRTFRLDPRIGEGYFTAKYFLKVNEIIKQNLPDQHVTMQFFQRRDDIVLCGIDEVLAIINKFAKNPSKLEIYALDDGDIINANEPVLKISGKYENFGFLENVIDATLTRRSCVATNSRDVIKAANGKDVFSMADRQDDICTQPGDGYASFIGGIKKVATDAQGELTGLKGGGTMPHALIQMCGGDVVKACQIYAKTFQNEQITALVDYNNDVITDALKAANALKERLGAVRVDTSKNLIDRYFDGKDTSKFDPHGVCKELIFALREALDKAGFKHVKIVVSSGFNPQKMSEFEKFNTPVDIYGVGSYLVKNDICGFTGDLVELNGKSEAKFGRKNFASDRLKRVKF from the coding sequence ATGAACGAACTTGAGCTAAAGATGCAAGGCAAGATAGATAGGCTAACAGACAGGACTTTTAGGCTAGATCCTAGGATCGGCGAGGGCTACTTTACGGCGAAATATTTTCTAAAAGTAAATGAGATAATTAAGCAAAACCTACCAGATCAGCACGTGACGATGCAGTTTTTCCAAAGGCGCGATGATATCGTGCTTTGTGGCATCGACGAGGTTTTGGCTATCATCAATAAATTTGCCAAAAACCCAAGCAAGCTTGAAATTTACGCACTTGATGATGGCGATATCATAAATGCAAACGAGCCAGTTTTAAAGATAAGCGGCAAGTATGAAAATTTTGGCTTTTTAGAAAACGTCATTGACGCGACGCTCACTAGAAGAAGCTGCGTGGCGACAAATTCCAGAGACGTGATAAAAGCAGCAAATGGCAAGGACGTCTTTAGCATGGCAGACAGACAAGATGACATCTGTACGCAGCCAGGCGACGGCTATGCATCATTTATCGGCGGCATAAAAAAGGTCGCCACAGACGCTCAGGGCGAGCTTACAGGGCTAAAAGGTGGTGGCACCATGCCTCACGCGCTCATTCAAATGTGCGGCGGAGACGTGGTAAAGGCTTGCCAAATTTACGCTAAAACCTTTCAAAACGAGCAGATCACGGCCTTGGTTGATTACAACAACGACGTGATAACAGATGCTTTAAAGGCTGCAAATGCCCTAAAAGAGAGGCTTGGCGCGGTTAGAGTTGATACTAGCAAAAATTTGATAGATAGGTATTTTGATGGCAAAGATACGAGCAAATTTGACCCGCACGGCGTTTGCAAGGAGCTTATATTTGCCCTAAGAGAGGCGCTTGATAAAGCTGGCTTTAAGCACGTTAAAATCGTCGTTAGCTCAGGCTTTAATCCGCAAAAAATGAGCGAATTTGAGAAATTTAACACCCCAGTTGATATTTACGGTGTGGGAAGCTATCTTGTTAAAAATGACATTTGTGGCTTTACAGGCGATCTAGTCGAGCTAAACGGCAAAAGTGAGGCTAAATTTGGCAGAAAAAATTTCGCTTCAGATAGGCTAAAAAGAGTTAAATTTTAG
- a CDS encoding chemotaxis protein, translating into MKFIKILTILSLLLTACTAATYANAFEKVGILEDGVYRFSQNGIGVKKDLLVKVISVQNADNSRKKIISMLNIPKNSKITDFKSSDAGVIVWPFYEFEDKFITTIIVERVKKELDDQKLIKMLDLKHPYYSTFSSRNKGKNDAIDVKYVLNFKEAKLVKSFQNRP; encoded by the coding sequence ATGAAATTTATAAAAATTTTAACGATTCTGTCGCTTTTACTGACTGCTTGCACTGCCGCAACCTACGCTAACGCCTTTGAAAAAGTTGGCATCCTTGAGGACGGAGTTTATCGCTTTAGCCAAAATGGAATCGGAGTCAAAAAAGACCTGCTTGTAAAGGTGATCTCCGTGCAAAACGCGGACAACTCGCGCAAAAAGATCATCTCCATGCTAAATATCCCTAAAAATTCTAAAATCACGGACTTTAAATCAAGCGACGCTGGCGTTATAGTCTGGCCATTTTATGAGTTTGAGGATAAATTTATAACAACGATCATCGTTGAGCGCGTAAAAAAAGAACTTGATGATCAAAAGCTAATTAAAATGCTTGACCTTAAACACCCTTACTACTCGACCTTTTCTTCGCGCAACAAGGGTAAAAATGACGCCATAGACGTGAAATATGTGCTAAATTTCAAAGAGGCAAAGCTGGTAAAATCGTTTCAAAACCGCCCTTAA
- a CDS encoding menaquinone biosynthesis family protein, with the protein MYAAVKFGWVSSKNLAFTSKALDIETLNEEALKGTYEATAISFALYPKICDEFALLRCAVSFGNGYGPKLIKLKDKQLKRNFKVALSGKNTTNALLFRIAYPEARIVYKNFLEIENAVLSGEVDAGVLIHESILNFSDQLCVEREIWDIWSELNGENLPLPLGGMALRRSLPITDAIECERVLSEAVRIATSHKPFLSHMLMERNLIRVGKEELKTYLNLYANDESISMNETQLKALNKLYQIGYDKGFFEKPIDVNDYLIPTEYNEVRFS; encoded by the coding sequence ATGTATGCCGCGGTCAAATTTGGCTGGGTTAGCAGTAAAAATTTAGCCTTCACATCAAAGGCGCTTGATATAGAAACGCTAAACGAAGAGGCACTAAAAGGCACTTATGAGGCAACAGCGATCAGCTTTGCACTCTATCCTAAAATTTGCGATGAATTCGCGCTTTTGCGCTGTGCCGTGAGCTTTGGCAACGGATACGGACCAAAGCTTATCAAGCTAAAAGATAAGCAGTTAAAGCGAAATTTCAAGGTCGCTCTCTCTGGCAAAAACACGACAAATGCTCTGCTCTTTCGCATAGCCTACCCAGAGGCAAGGATCGTTTATAAAAATTTCTTAGAGATCGAAAATGCCGTGCTTAGCGGCGAGGTCGATGCTGGCGTGCTCATACATGAAAGTATCTTAAATTTCTCAGACCAGCTCTGCGTAGAGCGCGAAATTTGGGACATTTGGAGCGAGCTAAACGGCGAAAATTTACCGCTTCCACTTGGCGGCATGGCGCTTAGACGAAGTCTGCCCATAACCGACGCGATCGAGTGCGAGAGAGTGCTTAGCGAAGCCGTTAGGATCGCCACTTCGCACAAGCCATTTTTATCTCACATGCTAATGGAGCGAAACCTCATCAGAGTTGGCAAAGAAGAGCTTAAAACATATCTAAATTTATACGCAAATGACGAGTCTATAAGCATGAACGAAACGCAGCTAAAAGCGCTAAACAAGCTCTATCAAATAGGCTATGACAAAGGCTTTTTTGAAAAGCCGATCGACGTAAACGACTACCTAATCCCAACTGAATACAACGAAGTAAGGTTTAGCTGA
- the fliQ gene encoding flagellar biosynthesis protein FliQ, translating into MMQSTLISLGVETFKIALYISLPMLLSGLIAGLIISIFQATTQINETTLSFVPKILLVVVVIIFLMPWMISMMVEFTTRMLEFIPEFIQ; encoded by the coding sequence CTGATGCAAAGTACGCTTATCTCACTTGGAGTTGAAACCTTTAAGATCGCCCTTTATATCAGCCTTCCGATGCTGCTAAGCGGACTAATAGCTGGTCTTATCATCTCCATTTTTCAAGCGACCACGCAGATAAACGAAACCACGCTAAGCTTCGTGCCAAAAATTTTACTAGTCGTCGTTGTCATCATATTTTTAATGCCTTGGATGATCTCGATGATGGTTGAATTTACCACTCGTATGCTTGAGTTTATACCGGAATTTATCCAGTGA